The proteins below come from a single Mustela nigripes isolate SB6536 chromosome 14, MUSNIG.SB6536, whole genome shotgun sequence genomic window:
- the TRIM63 gene encoding E3 ubiquitin-protein ligase TRIM63, translated as MDYKSSLIQDGNPMENLEKQLICPICLEMFTKPVVILPCQHNLCRKCANDIFQAANPFWTNRVGSVSMSGGRFRCPSCRHEVIMDRHGVYGLQRNLLVENIIDIYKQECSSRPLQKGSHPMCKEHEDEKINIYCLTCEMPTCSMCKVFGAHKACEVAPLQSVFQGQKTELSNCISMLVAGNDRVQTIITQLEDSCRVTKENSHQVKEELSQKFDVLYAILDEKKSELLQRITREQEEKLSFIEALIQQYREQLDKSTKLVETAIQSLDETGGAIFLLSAKQLIKSIVEASKGCQLGKTEQGFENMDYFTLDLDHIADALRAIDFGTDEEEEEFIEEEEDQEGEESTERKEEGHQ; from the exons ATGGATTATAAATCAAGCCTGATCCAGGATGGGAACCCCATGGAGAACCTGGAGAAGCAGCTGATCTGTCCTATCTGCCTTGAGATGTTTACCAAGCCGGTGGTCATCTTGCCTTGTCAACACAACCTCTGCCGGAAGTGTGCCAATGACATCTTCCAG GCTGCAAATCCCTTCTGGACCAACCGGGTTGGCTCCGTGTCCATGTCTGGTGGCCGTTTCCGCTGCCCCTCCTGCCGCCACGAGGTGATCATGGATCGTCATGGAGTGTATGGCCTGCAGAGGAATCTGCTGGTGGAGAACATCATTGATATCTACAAGCAGGAATGTTCCAG TCGGCCCCTGCAGAAGGGCAGCCACCCCATGTGCAAGGAGCATGAGGACGAGAAAATCAACATCTACTGCCTCACGTGTGAGATGCCCACGTGCTCCATGTGCAAGGTGTTTGGGGCTCACAAGGCCTGCGAGGTGGCCCCGCTGCAGAGTGTCTTCCAGGGACAGAAG ACTGAGCTGAGTAACTGTATCTCCATGCTGGTGGCGGGGAACGACCGCGTGCAGACCATCATCACTCAGCTGGAAGACTCTTGTCGAGTGACCAAG GAAAACAGTCACCAGGTGAAGGAAGAGCTGAGCCAGAAGTTTGACGTACTGTACGCCATCTTGGACGAGAAGAAGAGCGAGCTGCTACAGCGGATCACAcgggagcaggaggagaagctcAGCTTCATTGAGGCTCTCATCCAGCAGTACCGAGAACAGCTGGACAAGTCCACTAAGCTGGTGGAGACGGCCATCCAGTCCCTGGACGAGACTGGTGGGGCCATCTTCCTCTTG AGTGCAAAGCAACTCATCAAAAG caTTGTGGAAGCTTCCAAGGGTTGCCAGCTGGGGAAGACAGAACAGGGCTTTGAAAACATGGACTACTTTACTTTGGACTTGGATCACATAGCAGACGCCCTTAGGGCCATCGACTTTGGGACAG